CTCTTTTTCATCGAAAAGCTGGCAGAGTTTGAcacaaacctctctctctctttctctctctctctctctctgtggttgCTGCATGGCACCTGGTGAGGCAGTGGGTCAGTCGCTGGCTCTCCAAGCCCTGTTTGGCTTGTGGGAGAGGCTGCTGAAGTCCAGGaagtggattggggggggggggaggaaagtcaGATGATAGATTATCCACCCACTGGAGCCTATGCAGTCTGCCTGCAGTCTTCACAGAGGCCCAGTGTGTGCAGCTGCTCACTCGTCCTGTCTCCAGGGGGGTCACAGAGAAATCTTCGTTTTGTGTTAACCTCCACTTTGCTTTGGCTCTGGGGCTGCCAAACACAGATCAAACCAGCGCTCAGATGTTTTCCAGACCTCGGcaggggttttctcaatggtatgGGCAGTGGTAGGACATGTGTGTTCTTGGCCCCCGGATCAGCATCAATGCTTTCATAGGGTTCCCCCATCGCTCAGTCCCTGGCCTCAAATATTTGCAGTCTGACGCAGAAGAACACTTTGTGCCAATCAGCAACTTTATTAAATCCATAATTAGACTAATCAAATCATAGAAATTACCAGAACATGTAATTCAGTGACGATGACTATTTGTTTAAAGTGGCAAGGAACATACATTTTCATGATTAACAAGCAATTAGGACAGCAGCCTTACAGAAACTTACTTGGAAATAGGTTCCATTGAGCTCAGTGGGATGTTTCCAAATAAACATGCATAAAATTGAGCTGCAAATTAAAGCATGCCTTTACCAGCGCAGCAGTGAAGGGTAGGCCAAGAGCCACTGttaaaatggatgggaaaggggaATTTGGATCTGACACCTCCAATCAATTCATTCAAATTTCTGGTCTTTTGTCATTCTGAGTGTTGAATCTCAGCATGAATTTCGGATGTGGGTTTTGTTGCGCAAGACCTGAGTTTTGCTTCAATCTAGGACTTTAGCTTATGTTTGTATCTGGGATTCTAAATGATAGCATGTTTAAAAAATTCTCAGCACTACAAATAATATGTAATATACAATAATCACCAATTAGATGTTGATAAATTAAGCAGAGCAAAGTTACAACGAGGAAAAGAACCCCTAGTGTGCCATCCTAAGCATAATGACAACTTTACTAGCCTGTTTGCTTCGACCCCAGAGCTCTATCCCAGTCAGCTCCCAGGCAGCCTGATGGAGCAGCCATTCTGTTCCTTGAGGGGAGTGATTTTTGCTGGTTCCCTCCTCCTGCTATAGAGTCCCAGGTcatacccctcctcttcccaccaaaCTCAAGCAGCAAAatggtggttgtggtggtggtggtggggagttgcTTTCCTCTAATTCTGTTCAGGCTGCTAAAGGGCCAAGGTATTTCTTTCAACGGTGTTAGAAGGGCATAACCGTGTTTAGGATGATGAACAACCTTGATTCTCTCAATTCTGCCTTAGTTAGCATTTTAAGCCAGATCTTCTGGTTGTTTCTGTAGACTTCAAGTAGTACAATATAGGTCTGTGATCTTTTTTCCTGATAGTTGTACAATGCAAGTGCTGGGTCTATGATCTTAAGGGGAAGAACAGTATGTGCAGAAGAGAAAAGCTAAATACCTTAATTTGTCATCAACGGGGTAAAAGCAGGTAGCTGGAAGTGATTTTGCTTGGAAAAAGACAAATTGGGAGAGGGTTAgaattccttcccccttcccctgtcaGTCCTTGCTGTTATATTGCAATCCTAGTAACtgcactgttttaaaatgttcatgaaaAGAATCACTGACATACCTGCACAATGTCATTTCTTCCTAACatgtctccttcccccttcctttccataATTGTTTCCTCATGTTTGTACTCTGTCTCATGATTCTGAGGGCTGGCCTTGTGCTTTGAATGTGTAACGCTCTGGGACTCAGCTCTCCAACAGTGTTTCAGATTTCATATCTCTAATCCCCGTATGGCTTCATCTCTTCTCTCTCGTCAGACGGCAATTGGCCTCTTCAACAGCACTGTTCAAACCCACCTTCTCTTGGTCACTGACAAAACATCCCCTAATCATACAGAGAGGATGCACAAGTATCGTGAAGCAGCCCATTTGTTTCAGGGAAAGGTGAGTCTACAATACGCTAAAGCAGTCTGCAATGTCACTGTCTGGAGTCCAAAAGGCAGCCACTTTGTGGTCTCCAGATAACCATGTGATGCACATGACAAACCCTTCCTTCCAGCACGATGCCAGATCCCACTagggagctcatctccagacaggttcccctggagaaaatggactccacagcattatacttcactgaagtCCGTCCCTGCCTCAAATCACACCCACCCACTCCAAGTATTTCTGAATccacagctggcaatcctagatagCATTAAAAGCAGGACCCCAGGCCAAGCAGAGAGAACAAAAGATCAAGACATCAATTTCACTGTAGGCTTCGTGACAGAGCAATTCCAATGTGGCCTTCTGGCTATGGGGAGACTTGGATTTAAATGCGGTTTGCCAGATTTTTTTGCTGGCATGGTGTTGCCTTCTCCCAGTGAAAACAGCATTTGGAAGAGCACCCCCCAGCCAAGCACAAAGGAGCAGAGGCTGCTGCTTCATGCTTGTGCTTGGTGCTGCCTCCTCCCACCTCAGACAGCATGGGTCATGTTGCCAGTTGACCTGGACAGTCCAGCTTTTTCACTCATTTAAATGCCCTGTATGTTTTCAGTTGGATTGTCTGGTTCAATGCATGGCACCTGGCACCCCTAGCTGAAGTCTCTACACTGCTGTGAAAGCTTCTCCTCATCCTGCCTGAGGGTAGAGCTACCCTACGTGGTGGTCTTGGGCAAGCCATCATTCCCCGATCCCTTGTTCCTTACAGGGTTTGTTATGAAGAAGTGAGAGATGCTCCTCCCTGGGTAGGTTGTTCCATAGTCATGGAGCCTCCATTGAAAAGGCCCTCTCTGATGAGCTTGTTTAGTGAAGACCTCTCCCTGTCATTTTAAATCCCAAGCCAAAATGTATAGGAGAAGATGGTCCTTGAGAGACTCTGATCCCAGACCATAGAGGGCACATATAGGACACCTACATATTGGTGACACTAATGGAAACAAAGCTCTTGGGGCACTTTGGGTTTAATACTAGAAGCCACTTTTAGAAGTATTGGATATTCCATGGCACATTCTGGGTTTATTTTCCTCCTGCACTCACAAGCAACTAACAATTCTATTATGTATCTGGGGCTCACATTAATGGTGGAAACTTGAGTGGCTGCTCCATCCCTCCAATGTCTTTGAATGTTCCATATACCTTAAGAACATTCTTCAAGGGACAGCACAGCACTCTCTTGAGCTTGCCAAGTGAACTGTGATGAGGACACTGAGCCAGAATTGCAGGCGTAtaaagctctgggggggggggttgttttgtttttgtgctcTGTTTCATTTACCCGCCTAAACACCAGGGCCTTGACAGCCACCTGTGTGTGATCTCATGAAAATGATTTCTCCCACCTGTTTGAATCCAAACCATTTCAATACAAATATTGTCTTAATAGGTGAGAAGACTCAAAATCAAAGCCAGTTGTAAGTTTGGGCAGGAGCAGGTCCAACCATCTGTGCCTTAAAGGTCCCTGAAGGTATTATGCTGAAACACAGTAAGGGCACAGCCTCATAACGGTCTGACCAGCATGCCAGATTTTCCCCTTTGCCTCCATTTATGCTGGACATAGAGGTGATCATGCAGGGAAGTTTCTTCCCATATAAGTCATTCTGTCTAGATCGCCATCACCTGATCTGAAAAGCATTCCTGTCCTGTTGGCAGCTGGGGAAGTTCAAAACAATTCAATTTTTCTGTGTTTTGCTTTGGCCCTTGAAGAATTCTTCCTTGCCAGACAGATATTAAAGATGCAATAGCGTTCTGGAGATGCAAAGAAACATCTATTCCTCGCATTTTAAATATGGCCACAGGTGGGATCTTGTCTACGATGCCACTGGTTTGTGATGGAGGAATGGGTGTCGTAGTCTTCCTGAGTTGTGAGATGTTTCAATAGATCTGTCAGAAAGCACAGGCAGGACCACAGGGACTGAACACTGTTGAACCTGTGGACATTTTTTTGAATTTTAAGAATAGGTAGAATCACAATGAAAAGACCGTCATGGAAATGtgggaccaatcacaaaatggctgctatgatggCTAGGCCTATTCATAAAGGATTGGGAGGTATTCCAGCATATTCGTTTTCCTTGTAGACCTAAGTATGGCCTTTTGAATAGGTACCTTCTTATAATCACCATAGTTTACTTGGTATAGAATTCCACTTAACAAGCATAAaacccagcttgatgtagtggttaagaggggtggcctctaatctggagaatcaaacttgattccttactccctcacatgcagccggctgggtgaccttgggcaagtcacagtccttttaaaactgatctcacagagtagtttctctctgagctcttccagcctcacttacctaatggggtgtgggagaggaagggaaggcaattgtagaccgctttgagactcctttgagtagtgaaaagtgaggtataaaaaacaactcttctttctcttctctactTCTTTCTCTTGCTTAATGCATATTGGGGACTTATGAGATAGGACAATCCTGAGGAAGTGGCTGAGCAAACTTTAGAGCAGATAATATAAtgtaatataaatacaaatatccATTTGCTCCTTGCAGATTCTTTTTATCTTGGTGGACAGCCAAGCAAAAGGCAATGATCGAGTTATGTCTTATTTCCACTTGAAGAAATCCCAGCTGCCGGCAGTGGCACTGTACCATACTCCAGATGAGGAGCAGGATGTGCTGCCCCTGGGCGAAGTCTCCTTGGAGGCTGTGAAGGACTTCTGCAATCGTTTCTTACAGAGGAAACAGGCGGTGCGTGTTTGTTGTGTACAATCCCAGTCTTTTGCCAATGGAAATATCATAATTTCTCCAGGTTCCTGTGCCCCTGCTCCACTCTCTATGTAGTATTTAGGTTCTTTCCTGCAAAAGCTGGTGGGAGTTATAGCATCCCTTGCACCTGCGTCTAATTTTTATCTTCCTTTGTCTGGCTACTCAAGTAGAGCATTCAGATACAAACAGAGAATTTTCAATTCAATATGCAAACCAGGACCAGGAAGATATTTTCACCCTGCAGGCCCATCTTctgctgctctcctccaagtggaaTAGAAGAATGGATTCAAGTTTCCATCTCCTATAGCACTGTAGTTATGTACATCTACAACCATTCGCAGACTCAGGTCCAGCTTTGAAGCATGGGTGGTAATACTCAAGAGGTGACATCTTTGTATTCTGCCAAAAACTGAGATttctgcttgtttatttatttcaaacattttcatTCCACCTTTCTACCAAATCAGGGTTCACAAGTAGGCAAACATAAAAAATGTCGCAACATTTGAGCAAATAAAAATACAGTCACAATCATATAGTAATTGAGTTAAAGGCACATAAACAATAGGAGAAGGAGGGCCAGTGACTACTGCCAGTTGATACATAAAAGGTCTTGCTGATGAAAGACACTGATAAATGGAGACAGACTAATCTCCCTGTCaatatcagcaccttgaatttggtacagaagcaaattggaagccatGTAGATGGAACAGGACTAGAGGGATATGGTCTATGGGACCATCTACAGTCAACACTCTGACCACAGGATTCCGTAACAAATGTAGCTTCTggattgtcttcaagggcagccccaaatAGAAGGCATTGCAGTAATGTAATCTCAACGTTATCATAATGACAGGATGAGGACACTGGGAGCTAGCAGATTTTTATGGCTGTCACTGCAACCTGAAATGGTCATACGAATAGCCCCATAGCCCAACCAGAAAACCTCTGCAAAGTTTGTATGCTCAGTTTACtggaatagttttattgtgaagggaAACAGATTTTGTATAGAAAGCGGAGAGAGAGATCTAACTTAAGTCTAGCTGttgttcttcattcattcagtcagtcagtcagtctgtctgtctgtctgttctagaggcaaggaagtgtgctcaaaggggcaggaagtctcccactgagccaatcaggaagcagaaggaaattattcaaaaccatcaggaagtttctattctaactatgctaaatgcacatcttctccagtgccccctgtagaACATGTTCCAACAATCCACCCACTCTTGCTATATCAGAAATAAACTGTGTTATGGATCTTCCTTCCAGTTCTTCTTTTGAAGTGATAACAGTAATTGTCAAGCTCTCTCCCCATTCATAACTCCACCCTCTGCAACCTGcacccccagatctcctggaatttccaaagctggatttggcaaccctagtctggtGTGTTATTATCTACAtctcctcctgggcctcagttACAGAATGTGTCTGCCTCGGGGCAGCTGTGAAATCCATGAGGGAAATAGATTTCTATCAATTATGGGGAAAATGCCCCCTGTGGAATTCCTCTCTGTATGAAGTCATCTCACCAAAGCAaaattgctgctgcttcttaaAAACTCTGTGAAAAAAGGTTTAGagatcttttccttttctttttttaatctttcAAACCTGAAATTCTAAGATTGGGATAAATTATGCAAATGGACAGCTGGGAATGATCATATTCAGTGTGTATTTGTTTCCTCTGGCTGCAGAGCTTGTTTTTGGTTCTGTTGTTTCACTATTCTTTTCTAAAGCTTAGGAAGGAAGTTTTAGACTCATGGAAAATTGGGGACCTATGTTGAAAATGTGTGTAGGAGTGGCGGGACAGACACGTCAAATCATGTGAAGAGGGTTGGGAGATGAGATAAAGCAATGCTGGATTATTTCCTTAAGAGGCACAGCCAAAAAGGATGGCGGCTCCCAGCCAAGTGGGAAATTGAGTCTGTGTTTTCCTGTTGTTCACTCAACGCAACAGTATTATAGGCCGCCGGGCAAAGCAGTGCACTGGGCCCTACCCtcacaaccactcacaggaataaaaatgtaaattattcataaaattaaacatatttatCGATACCTCCAACAAACTCagtgtttaaacattaaaaaacaagctGTGCAGCAATGTGTCCATTCACATATCACAATCTTTAATATGTTGGGTTCCCCCTCGCTTAGGGGTTGGGCCCGTATTAGACTGTGCCTGAGCCATCCTGCCATCAGCCCCTTCTGATATATTTCCGTTCCTTGAGATCTGCCTGATTCTAGACCGACCCAGTGGTTCCCTGTTTGGGAAATGAGGTTAGTTGTTAATTATTACTGCCATTGTAATGTTATAGAGTTTTAGAGTTATTTTATGGGGAGATAGTTTTATACTGTTGATATTGTTCTTTTATTGTTATGGATTGGATCTGGATTTTACATgcatgtaaaccgctgtgagccagtttgctgagagtggcggtcatacaaatccaaataataaacaaacaaacaaacatacgcACATAGATTAATATGGGGCCCCTATGCTCatcgcctcccccgccccccggggGAACTGCCCAGCATGCCCATTCTTTAACACAGTCCTGATGGGAACAAGACTTTGAATTTAGTTTTCAAGACAGGAAGTGAAATTATTGGTCTCCTCAAGATGAGTTGATATCATAAAAACACAAAAGTAATCTCTTGTTCCCATCTCATGGAAGAGgtgaatttaaaataaatatttattcagacTTCTTTTTCGGACAAGAATTGGGGTTCAGGACCTCAATTTTGTATGGAAAGAGAATTCATCACCATCTTCTGCCCTTCAGCTGAGTTCTTTATCTGAGCATTTTTCATGAAGATGTATTGCGAGAGATTCCCTGTTTGAAGATGGCTTGTGAAAATGATGCTGGGTAAATCAGAATGGACTGGTAATCCTAGCAAGTCTTACGTCTCCCCCTCTTCAGCTAACCTCATGATGTTGACATCATTTtccttgttctgttttgtttcaggAAGAGAGTCTTAAACGAGAAGATAAGATCTTCAAACAGGAACTGTGACTCCATTCCAATTCCAAAACAACCCTGATCCGTTATAGTTCCTGTTGCTTTGGTGGAAAATAATTTGACTCACACAAGCTTGAAACACTGAAACAACAGAAGGATGCCAGATCATGCCAACTGAGCTCCACAATACTCTAACATGTTTCCATATCCAGTGATGACCTCATTTCCATTTAACCAGCTCCATCATTTTATTTGTTAATTAGGGCTTCACTGCAGTGTGGGCTAGTGGGATCTGGCCATGACATTGGAAATGTTGTCTCTTACGTGATTGGGCATGTTTAAGCAATCCCACCTTCAATGAATCAGATACCTAGAAGTGCCATCCTAAATAAAGCTATACAGAAGGGTGTAATTAGAATGAGACTGATAGTAACTACATTCATGTTGCATTAATATTGTACCTCATTAAAGTGATACTAAGTGCGGATGGACACATATCTAATGGCTTTTCTCATTCTTGCCATTGTCTCATTATTCCCTACATGGTATGTTTTAtttagagaaaaatagaaatgaAATGTTTCGAGCACCCAAACGCAGCTCTTCAAGGtgaggtagtggttaagagtggtggtctcgaatctggagaaccaggtttgattcctccacatgcagccagctgggtgatcttgggccgggcatagctctcagagctctctcagccccaccaacctcacagggtgcctgttgtggggagaggctgttttgagacttctatgggtagtgaaaagcagggtataaaaaccaattctccttTTGGGACTGGACTAGCTGGTTTAGTATGCTCCTATTAGAACAAAGATGGTTTGGGATGTTATGTTAGAATTGGAAACTCATTTGTAAGAAATGATTGTAATTAGGATACCAGGCAGCTCCTGTTT
Above is a window of Paroedura picta isolate Pp20150507F chromosome 5, Ppicta_v3.0, whole genome shotgun sequence DNA encoding:
- the ERP27 gene encoding endoplasmic reticulum resident protein 27 isoform X2, with translation MVQNVQDVMFGLCTSSNVLVHYNVTVSTVSLFRAVDNKRQDLEIRDSKEIDATKLGRFVRMHELRWVTEYNPLTAIGLFNSTVQTHLLLVTDKTSPNHTERMHKYREAAHLFQGKILFILVDSQAKGNDRVMSYFHLKKSQLPAVALYHTPDEEQDVLPLGEVSLEAVKDFCNRFLQRKQAEESLKREDKIFKQEL